From Leopardus geoffroyi isolate Oge1 chromosome B4, O.geoffroyi_Oge1_pat1.0, whole genome shotgun sequence, a single genomic window includes:
- the CHD4 gene encoding chromodomain-helicase-DNA-binding protein 4 isoform X13: protein MASGLGSPSPCSAGSEEEDMDALLNNSLPPPHPENEEDPEEDLSEAETPKLKKKKKPKKPRDPKIPKSKRQKKERMLLCRQLGDSSGEGPEFVEEEEEVALRSDSEGSDYTPGKKKKKKLGPKKEKKSKSKRKEEEEEDDDDDDSKEPKSSAQLLEDWGMEDIDHVFSEEDYRTLTNYKAFSQFVRPLIAAKNPKIAVSKMMMVLGAKWREFSTNNPFKGSSGASVAAAAAAAVAVVESMVTATEVAPPPPPVEVPIRKAKTKEGKGPNARRKPKGSPRVPDAKKPKPKKVAPLKIKLGGFGSKRKRSSSEDDDLDVESDFDDASINSYSVSDGSTSRSSRSRKKLRTTKKKKKDHQDYCEVCQQGGEIILCDTCPRAYHMVCLDPDMEKAPEGKWSCPHCEKEGIQWEAKEDNSEGEEILEEVGGDPEEEDDHHMEFCRVCKDGGELLCCDTCPSSYHIHCLNPPLPEIPNGEWLCPRCTCPALKGKVQKILIWKWGQPPSPTPVPRPPDADPNTPSPKPLEGRPERQFFVKWQGMSYWHCSWVSELQLELHCQVMFRNYQRKNDMDEPPSGDFGGDEEKSRKRKNKDPKFAEMEERFYRYGIKPEWMMIHRILNHSVDKKGHVHYLIKWRDLPYDQASWESEDVEIQDYDLFKQSYWNHRELMRGEEGRPGKKLKKVKLRKLERPPETPTVDPTVKYERQPEYLDATGGTLHPYQMEGLNWLRFSWAQGTDTILADEMGLGKTVQTAVFLYSLYKEGHSKGPFLVSAPLSTIINWEREFEMWAPDMYVVTYVGDKDSRAIIRENEFSFEDNAIRGGKKASRMKKEASVKFHVLLTSYELITIDMAILGSIDWACLIVDEAHRLKNNQSKFFRVLNGYSLQHKLLLTGTPLQNNLEELFHLLNFLTPERFHNLEGFLEEFADIAKEDQIKKLHDMLGPHMLRRLKADVFKNMPSKTELIVRVELSPMQKKYYKYILTRNFEALNARGGGNQVSLLNVVMDLKKCCNHPYLFPVAAMEAPKMPNGMYDGSALIRASGKLLLLQKMLKNLKEGGHRVLIFSQMTKMLDLLEDFLEHEGYKYERIDGGITGNMRQEAIDRFNAPGAQQFCFLLSTRAGGLGINLATADTVIIYDSDWNPHNDIQAFSRAHRIGQNKKVMIYRFVTRASVEERITQVAKKKMMLTHLVVRPGLGSKTGSMSKQELDDILKFGTEELFKDEATDGGGDNKEGEDSSVIHYDDKAIERLLDRNQDETEDTELQGMNEYLSSFKVAQYVVREEEMGEEEEVEREIIKQEESVDPDYWEKLLRHHYEQQQEDLARNLGKGKRIRKQVNYNDGSQEDRDWQDDQSDNQSDYSVASEEGDEDFDERSEAPRRPSRKGLRNDKDKPLPPLLARVGGNIEVLGFNARQRKAFLNAIMRYGMPPQDAFTTQWLVRDLRGKSEKEFKAYVSLFMRHLCEPGADGAETFADGVPREGLSRQHVLTRIGVMSLIRKKVQEFEHVNGRWSMPELAEVEENKKMSQPGSPSPKTPTPSTPGDTQPNTPAPAPPAEDGIKIEENSLKEEESAEGEKEVKSAAPEATVECTQPPAPASEDEKVLVEPPEGEEKVEKAEVKERTEEPMETEPKGVADVEKVEEKSAVDLTPIVVEDKEEKKEEEEKKEVMLQNGETPKDLNDEKQKKNIKQRFMFNIADGGFTELHSLWQNEERAATVTKKTYEIWHRRHDYWLLAGIINHGYARWQDIQNDPRYAILNEPFKGEMNRGNFLEIKNKFLARRFKLLEQALVIEEQLRRAAYLNMSEDPSHPSMALNTRFAEVECLAESHQHLSKESMAGNKPANAVLHKGILKQLEELLSDMKADVTRLPATIARIPPVAVRLQMSERNILSRLANRAPEPTPQQVAQQQ from the exons ATGGCGTCGGGCCTGGGCTCCCCGTCCCCCTGCTCGGCGGGCAGCGAGGAGGAGGATATGGATGCACTTTTGAACAacagcctgcccccaccccacccag AAAATGAAGAGGACCCAGAAGAGGATTTGTCAGAAGCAGAGACTCCAAAgctcaagaagaagaaaaagcctaAGAAGCCTCGGGACCCTAAAATCCCTAAGAGCAAGCGCCAAAAAAAGGAG cGTATGCTCTTATGCCGGCAGCTGGGGGACAGCTCTGGGGAGGGGCCGGAGtttgtggaggaggaggaagaggtggctCTGCGCTCAGACAGTGAGGGCAGCGACTATACCCCtggcaagaagaagaagaagaagcttggacctaagaaagaaaagaagagcaaatccaagaggaaggaagaggaggaggaggatgacgatgatgatgattcAAAG GAACCTAAATCGTCCGCTCAGCTCCTGGAAGACTGGGGCATGGAAGACATTGACCATGTGTTCTCAGAGGAGGATTATCGCACCCTCACCAACTACAAGGCCTTTAGCCAGTTTGTCCG ACCCCTCATTGCTGCCAAAAACCCCAAGATTGCTGTCTCCAAGATGATGATGGTTTTGGGTGCAAAGTGGCGTGAGTTTAGCACCAACAACCCCTTCAAAGGCAGTTCTGGGGCATCAgtggcagcagcagcggcagcagcagtgGCTGTGGTGGAGAGCATGGTGACGGCCACTGAAGTTgcaccacctcctccccctgtGGAGGTGCCTATCCGCAAGGCCAAGACCAAGGAGGGCAAAG GTCCCAATGCTCGGAGGAAGCCCAAGGGCAGCCCTCGTGTACCTGATGCCAAGAAGCCTAAACCCAAGAAAGTAGCTCCCCTGAAAATCAAGCTGGGAGGTTTTGGTTCTAAGCGTAAGAGATCCTCG AGTGAGGATGATGACTTAGATGTGGAATCTGACTTCGATGATGCCAGTATCAATAGCTATTCTGTTTCTGATGGTTCTACCAGCCGTAGTAGCCGCAGCCGCAAGAAACTCCgaaccactaaaaagaagaagaaag ACCACCAGGACTATTGCGAGGTGTGCCAGCAAGGCGGTGAGATCATCCTGTGTGATACCTGTCCCCGAGCTTACCACATGGTCTGCCTGGATCCGGACATGGAGAAGGCTCCTGAGGGCAAGTGGAGCTGCCCACACTGC GAGAAGGAAGGCATCCAGTGGGAGGCTAAAGAGGACAATTCGGAGGGTGAGGAGATCCTGGAAGAGGTTGGAGGAGACCCTGAAGAGGAGGATGACCACCATATGGAATTCTGTCGTGTCTGTAAAGACGGTGGGGAGCTGCTCTGCTGTGACACTTGTCCTTCATCCTACCACATCCACTGTCTGAACCCCCCACTTCCAGAGATCCCTAATGGTGAATGGCTCTGTCCCCGTTGTACG TGTCCAGCTCTTAAGGGCAAAGTTCAGAAGATTCTAATCTGGAAGTGGGGTCAGCCACCATCTCCCACACCAGTGCCTCGGCCTCCAGATGCTGATCCCAATACTCCCTCCCCTAAGCCCCTGGAGGGGCGGCCAGAGCGGCAGTTCTTTGTGAAATGGCAAGGCATGTCTTACTGGCACTGCTCCTGGGTGTCTGAACTGCAG TTGGAGCTGCACTGTCAAGTGATGTTTCGAAACTACCAGCGGAAGAACGATATGGATGAACCACCGTCTGGGGACTTTGGTGGTGATGAAGAGAAGAGCCGAAAGCGCAAGAACAAAGACCCTAAATTTGCAGAGATGGAGGAACGTTTCTATCGCTATGGGATAAAACCTGAGTGGATGATGATCCACCGAATTCTTAACCACAG TGTGGATAAGAAGGGCCATGTCCATTACTTGATCAAGTGGCGGGACTTACCCTATGATCAGGCATCCTGGGagagtgaggatgtggagatacAGGACTACGACCTGTTCAAGCAGAGCTATTGGAACCACAG GGAGTTAATGAGGGGTGAGGAAGGACGACCAGGCAAGAAGCTCAAGAAGGTGAAGCTGAGGAAGTTGGAGAGGCCTCCTGAAACTCCAACAGTTGAT CCAACAGTGAAGTATGAGCGACAGCCAGAGTACCTGGATGCTACAGGTGGAACCCTGCACCCCTATcagatggagggcttgaactggTTGCGCTTCTCCTGGGCTCAGGGCACCGACACCATCTTGGCTGATGAGATGGGCCTTGGGAAGACTGTCCAAACAGCAGTCTTCCTCTATTCTCTCTACAAGGAG GGTCATTCCAAAGGCCCCTTCCTAGTGAGTGCCCCTCTTTCTACCATCATCAACTGGGAGCGGGAGTTTGAAATGTGGGCTCCAGATATGTATGTGGTGACGTATGTGGGTGACAAAGACAGCCGTGCCATCATCCGAGAGAATGAGTTCTCTTTTGAAGACAACGCCATTCGTGGTGGCAAGAAAGCCTCTCGCATGAAG AAAGAGGCATCTGTGAAATTCCATGTGCTGCTGACGTCTTATGAGTTGATCACCATTGACATGGCTATCTTGGGTTCCATTGATTGGGCATGCCTCATTGTGGATGAAGCGCATCGGCTCAAGAACAATCAGTCAAAG TTCTTCCGGGTCTTAAATGGTTACTCACTTCAACACAAACTGTTGCTGACCGGGACTCCATTACAAAACAATCTAGAAGAGTTGTTTCATCTCCTCAACTTTCTCACCCCAGAGAGGTTCCA caATTTGGAAGGCTTTTTGGAGGAGTTTGCAGACATTGCCAAGGAAGACCAGATTAAAAAACTGCACGATATGCTGGGCCCTCACATGTTGCGGCGGCTCAAAGCTGACGTGTTCAAAAATATGCCATCCAAGACAGAACTGATTGTGCGTGTGGAGCTGAGCCCCATGCAGAA GAAATACTACAAGTACATCCTCACTCGAAATTTTGAAGCACTCAATGCTCGAGGGGGTGGCAACCAGGTCTCTCTGCTGAATGTGGTGATGGATCTTAAGAAGTGCTGCAACCACCCATATCTTTTCCCTGTGGCTGCGATG GAAGCCCCTAAAATGCCCAATGGCATGTATGATGGCAGTGCTCTAATCCGAGCATCTGGAAAATTATTGCTGCTACAGAAGATGCTTAAGAACCTTAAGGAGGGTGGGCACCGTGTACTCATCTTCTCTCAG ATGACCAAGATGCTGGACTTGTTGGAGGATTTCTTGGAACATGAAGGTTATAAGTATGAACGTATTGATGGTGGGATAACTGGGAACATGCGACAAGAGGCCATTGACCGCTTCAATG CACCGGGTGCTCAACAGTTCTGCTTCTTGCTTTCTACTCGAGCTGGGGGCCTTGGAATCAATCTGGCCACTGCTGACACAGTTATTATCTATGACTCTGACTGGAACCCCCATAATGACATCCAG GCTTTTAGTAGAGCTCACCGTATTGGGCAGAATAAGAAGGTGATGATATATCGGTTTGTGACCCGTGCGTCAGTGGAGGAGCGCATCACGCAGGTGGCAAAGAAGAAGATGATGCTGACGCATCTAGTGGTTCGGCCTGGGCTGGGCTCCAAGACTGGATCCATGTCCAAACAGGAGCTTGATGACATCCTCAAGTTTGGCACTGAAGAACTATTTAAGGATGAAGCCACAGATGGAG GAGGAGACAACAAAGAGGGAGAAGATAGCAGTGTTATCCACTATGATGATAAGGCCATTGAGCGACTTCTGGACCGTAACCAGGATgagacagaagacacagaattgcAGGGCATGAATGAATATTTGAGCTCATTCAAAGTGGCCCAGTACGTGGTGCGGGAAGAAGAGATGGGG gaggaagaggaggtagAACGAGAAAtcataaaacaggaagaaagtgtGGATCCTGACTACTGGGAGAAATTGCTGCGGCACCATTATGAGCAGCAGCAAGAAGATCTAGCCCGAAATCtgggcaaaggaaaaagaatccgTAAACAGGTCAACTACAATGATGGCTCCCAGGAGGACCGAG atTGGCAGGACGACCAGTCCGACAACCAGTCCGATTATTCAGTGGCCTCAGAGGAAGGTGATGAAGACTTTGATGAACGCTCAGAAG CTCCCCGCAGGCCCAGTCGCAAGGGCCTGCGGAATGATAAAGATAAGCCATTGCCTCCTCTGTTGGCCCGTGTTGGTGGGAATATTGAA GTACTTGGCTTTAATGCTCGTCAGCGAAAAGCCTTTCTTAATGCAATTATGCGATATGGGATGCCACCTCAGGATGCTTTTACCACCCAGTGGCTTGTGAGAGATCTGCGAGGCAAATCAGAGAAAGAGTTCAA GGcttatgtgtctctttttatgcgACATTTATGTGAGCCGGGGGCAGATGGGGCTGAGACCTTTGCTGATGGTGTCCCCCGAGAAGGCCTGTCTCGCCAGCATGTCCTTACTAGAATTGGTGTCATGTCCTTGATTCGAAAGAAG GTTCAGGAGTTTGAACATGTCAATGGGCGCTGGAGCATGCCTGAACTTGCTGAAGTAGAGGAGAACAAGAAAATGTCCCAGCCAGGGTCACCTTCCCCAAAGACTCCCACACCCTCCACTCCAGGGGACACACAACCCAATACCCCTGCACCTGCCCCACCTGCTG AGGATGggataaaaatagaagagaatagcCTCAAAGAAGAAGAGAGtgcagaaggagaaaaggaggttAAATCTGCAGCCCCAGAGGCCACTGTCGAG TGTACAcaaccccctgcccctgcctcagaGGATGAAAAAGTCCTTGTTGAACCTCccgagggagaggagaaagtggaaaaggcagaggtgaaggagagaacagaggaaCCGATGGAGACAGAGCCCAAAG GTGTTGCTGACGTGGAGAAGGTAGAGGAGAAGTCAGCAGTAGATCTGACTCCCATTGTGGTAGAGGACAAAG aagagaagaaagaagaagaagagaaaaaagaggtgaTGCTTCAGAATGGAGAGACCCCCAAGGACCTGAATGAcgagaagcagaaaaaaaatattaaacagcgATTTATGTTCAACATCGCAGATGGTGGTTTTACTG AGTTGCACTCCCTTTGGCAGAATGAGGAGCGGGCAGCCACAGTCACCAAGAAGACTTATGAGATCTGGCATCGGCGACATGACTACTGGCTGCTGGCTGGCATCATAAA CCATGGTTATGCCCGGTGGCAGGACATCCAGAATGACCCACGCTATGCCATCCTCAATGAACCTTTCAAGGGTGAAATGAATCGTGGCAATTTCTTAGAGATCAAGAATAAGTTTCTAGCCCGAAGGTTCAAG CTCTTAGAACAAGCCCTGGTGATTGAGGAACAGCTGCGCCGGGCAGCTTACCTGAACATGTCTGAGGACCCTTCTCACCCTTCCATGGCCCTAAACACCCGCTTTGCTGAGGTGGAGTGTTTGGCGGAGAGTCATCAGCACCTGTCTAAGGAGTCAATGGCAGGAAACAAGCCAGCCAATGCAGTCCTGCACAAAGGTA
- the CHD4 gene encoding chromodomain-helicase-DNA-binding protein 4 isoform X16 produces MASGLGSPSPCSAGSEEEDMDALLNNSLPPPHPENEEDPEEDLSEAETPKLKKKKKPKKPRDPKIPKSKRQKKELGDSSGEGPEFVEEEEEVALRSDSEGSDYTPGKKKKKKLGPKKEKKSKSKRKEEEEEDDDDDDSKEPKSSAQLLEDWGMEDIDHVFSEEDYRTLTNYKAFSQFVRPLIAAKNPKIAVSKMMMVLGAKWREFSTNNPFKGSSGASVAAAAAAAVAVVESMVTATEVAPPPPPVEVPIRKAKTKEGKGPNARRKPKGSPRVPDAKKPKPKKVAPLKIKLGGFGSKRKRSSSEDDDLDVESDFDDASINSYSVSDGSTSRSSRSRKKLRTTKKKKKDHQDYCEVCQQGGEIILCDTCPRAYHMVCLDPDMEKAPEGKWSCPHCEKEGIQWEAKEDNSEGEEILEEVGGDPEEEDDHHMEFCRVCKDGGELLCCDTCPSSYHIHCLNPPLPEIPNGEWLCPRCTCPALKGKVQKILIWKWGQPPSPTPVPRPPDADPNTPSPKPLEGRPERQFFVKWQGMSYWHCSWVSELQLELHCQVMFRNYQRKNDMDEPPSGDFGGDEEKSRKRKNKDPKFAEMEERFYRYGIKPEWMMIHRILNHSVDKKGHVHYLIKWRDLPYDQASWESEDVEIQDYDLFKQSYWNHRELMRGEEGRPGKKLKKVKLRKLERPPETPTVDPTVKYERQPEYLDATGGTLHPYQMEGLNWLRFSWAQGTDTILADEMGLGKTVQTAVFLYSLYKEGHSKGPFLVSAPLSTIINWEREFEMWAPDMYVVTYVGDKDSRAIIRENEFSFEDNAIRGGKKASRMKKEASVKFHVLLTSYELITIDMAILGSIDWACLIVDEAHRLKNNQSKFFRVLNGYSLQHKLLLTGTPLQNNLEELFHLLNFLTPERFHNLEGFLEEFADIAKEDQIKKLHDMLGPHMLRRLKADVFKNMPSKTELIVRVELSPMQKKYYKYILTRNFEALNARGGGNQVSLLNVVMDLKKCCNHPYLFPVAAMEAPKMPNGMYDGSALIRASGKLLLLQKMLKNLKEGGHRVLIFSQMTKMLDLLEDFLEHEGYKYERIDGGITGNMRQEAIDRFNAPGAQQFCFLLSTRAGGLGINLATADTVIIYDSDWNPHNDIQAFSRAHRIGQNKKVMIYRFVTRASVEERITQVAKKKMMLTHLVVRPGLGSKTGSMSKQELDDILKFGTEELFKDEATDGGGDNKEGEDSSVIHYDDKAIERLLDRNQDETEDTELQGMNEYLSSFKVAQYVVREEEMGEEEEVEREIIKQEESVDPDYWEKLLRHHYEQQQEDLARNLGKGKRIRKQVNYNDGSQEDRDWQDDQSDNQSDYSVASEEGDEDFDERSEAPRRPSRKGLRNDKDKPLPPLLARVGGNIEVLGFNARQRKAFLNAIMRYGMPPQDAFTTQWLVRDLRGKSEKEFKAYVSLFMRHLCEPGADGAETFADGVPREGLSRQHVLTRIGVMSLIRKKVQEFEHVNGRWSMPELAEVEENKKMSQPGSPSPKTPTPSTPGDTQPNTPAPAPPAEDGIKIEENSLKEEESAEGEKEVKSAAPEATVECTQPPAPASEDEKVLVEPPEGEEKVEKAEVKERTEEPMETEPKGVADVEKVEEKSAVDLTPIVVEDKEEKKEEEEKKEVMLQNGETPKDLNDEKQKKNIKQRFMFNIADGGFTELHSLWQNEERAATVTKKTYEIWHRRHDYWLLAGIINHGYARWQDIQNDPRYAILNEPFKGEMNRGNFLEIKNKFLARRFKLLEQALVIEEQLRRAAYLNMSEDPSHPSMALNTRFAEVECLAESHQHLSKESMAGNKPANAVLHKGILKQLEELLSDMKADVTRLPATIARIPPVAVRLQMSERNILSRLANRAPEPTPQQVAQQQ; encoded by the exons ATGGCGTCGGGCCTGGGCTCCCCGTCCCCCTGCTCGGCGGGCAGCGAGGAGGAGGATATGGATGCACTTTTGAACAacagcctgcccccaccccacccag AAAATGAAGAGGACCCAGAAGAGGATTTGTCAGAAGCAGAGACTCCAAAgctcaagaagaagaaaaagcctaAGAAGCCTCGGGACCCTAAAATCCCTAAGAGCAAGCGCCAAAAAAAGGAG CTGGGGGACAGCTCTGGGGAGGGGCCGGAGtttgtggaggaggaggaagaggtggctCTGCGCTCAGACAGTGAGGGCAGCGACTATACCCCtggcaagaagaagaagaagaagcttggacctaagaaagaaaagaagagcaaatccaagaggaaggaagaggaggaggaggatgacgatgatgatgattcAAAG GAACCTAAATCGTCCGCTCAGCTCCTGGAAGACTGGGGCATGGAAGACATTGACCATGTGTTCTCAGAGGAGGATTATCGCACCCTCACCAACTACAAGGCCTTTAGCCAGTTTGTCCG ACCCCTCATTGCTGCCAAAAACCCCAAGATTGCTGTCTCCAAGATGATGATGGTTTTGGGTGCAAAGTGGCGTGAGTTTAGCACCAACAACCCCTTCAAAGGCAGTTCTGGGGCATCAgtggcagcagcagcggcagcagcagtgGCTGTGGTGGAGAGCATGGTGACGGCCACTGAAGTTgcaccacctcctccccctgtGGAGGTGCCTATCCGCAAGGCCAAGACCAAGGAGGGCAAAG GTCCCAATGCTCGGAGGAAGCCCAAGGGCAGCCCTCGTGTACCTGATGCCAAGAAGCCTAAACCCAAGAAAGTAGCTCCCCTGAAAATCAAGCTGGGAGGTTTTGGTTCTAAGCGTAAGAGATCCTCG AGTGAGGATGATGACTTAGATGTGGAATCTGACTTCGATGATGCCAGTATCAATAGCTATTCTGTTTCTGATGGTTCTACCAGCCGTAGTAGCCGCAGCCGCAAGAAACTCCgaaccactaaaaagaagaagaaag ACCACCAGGACTATTGCGAGGTGTGCCAGCAAGGCGGTGAGATCATCCTGTGTGATACCTGTCCCCGAGCTTACCACATGGTCTGCCTGGATCCGGACATGGAGAAGGCTCCTGAGGGCAAGTGGAGCTGCCCACACTGC GAGAAGGAAGGCATCCAGTGGGAGGCTAAAGAGGACAATTCGGAGGGTGAGGAGATCCTGGAAGAGGTTGGAGGAGACCCTGAAGAGGAGGATGACCACCATATGGAATTCTGTCGTGTCTGTAAAGACGGTGGGGAGCTGCTCTGCTGTGACACTTGTCCTTCATCCTACCACATCCACTGTCTGAACCCCCCACTTCCAGAGATCCCTAATGGTGAATGGCTCTGTCCCCGTTGTACG TGTCCAGCTCTTAAGGGCAAAGTTCAGAAGATTCTAATCTGGAAGTGGGGTCAGCCACCATCTCCCACACCAGTGCCTCGGCCTCCAGATGCTGATCCCAATACTCCCTCCCCTAAGCCCCTGGAGGGGCGGCCAGAGCGGCAGTTCTTTGTGAAATGGCAAGGCATGTCTTACTGGCACTGCTCCTGGGTGTCTGAACTGCAG TTGGAGCTGCACTGTCAAGTGATGTTTCGAAACTACCAGCGGAAGAACGATATGGATGAACCACCGTCTGGGGACTTTGGTGGTGATGAAGAGAAGAGCCGAAAGCGCAAGAACAAAGACCCTAAATTTGCAGAGATGGAGGAACGTTTCTATCGCTATGGGATAAAACCTGAGTGGATGATGATCCACCGAATTCTTAACCACAG TGTGGATAAGAAGGGCCATGTCCATTACTTGATCAAGTGGCGGGACTTACCCTATGATCAGGCATCCTGGGagagtgaggatgtggagatacAGGACTACGACCTGTTCAAGCAGAGCTATTGGAACCACAG GGAGTTAATGAGGGGTGAGGAAGGACGACCAGGCAAGAAGCTCAAGAAGGTGAAGCTGAGGAAGTTGGAGAGGCCTCCTGAAACTCCAACAGTTGAT CCAACAGTGAAGTATGAGCGACAGCCAGAGTACCTGGATGCTACAGGTGGAACCCTGCACCCCTATcagatggagggcttgaactggTTGCGCTTCTCCTGGGCTCAGGGCACCGACACCATCTTGGCTGATGAGATGGGCCTTGGGAAGACTGTCCAAACAGCAGTCTTCCTCTATTCTCTCTACAAGGAG GGTCATTCCAAAGGCCCCTTCCTAGTGAGTGCCCCTCTTTCTACCATCATCAACTGGGAGCGGGAGTTTGAAATGTGGGCTCCAGATATGTATGTGGTGACGTATGTGGGTGACAAAGACAGCCGTGCCATCATCCGAGAGAATGAGTTCTCTTTTGAAGACAACGCCATTCGTGGTGGCAAGAAAGCCTCTCGCATGAAG AAAGAGGCATCTGTGAAATTCCATGTGCTGCTGACGTCTTATGAGTTGATCACCATTGACATGGCTATCTTGGGTTCCATTGATTGGGCATGCCTCATTGTGGATGAAGCGCATCGGCTCAAGAACAATCAGTCAAAG TTCTTCCGGGTCTTAAATGGTTACTCACTTCAACACAAACTGTTGCTGACCGGGACTCCATTACAAAACAATCTAGAAGAGTTGTTTCATCTCCTCAACTTTCTCACCCCAGAGAGGTTCCA caATTTGGAAGGCTTTTTGGAGGAGTTTGCAGACATTGCCAAGGAAGACCAGATTAAAAAACTGCACGATATGCTGGGCCCTCACATGTTGCGGCGGCTCAAAGCTGACGTGTTCAAAAATATGCCATCCAAGACAGAACTGATTGTGCGTGTGGAGCTGAGCCCCATGCAGAA GAAATACTACAAGTACATCCTCACTCGAAATTTTGAAGCACTCAATGCTCGAGGGGGTGGCAACCAGGTCTCTCTGCTGAATGTGGTGATGGATCTTAAGAAGTGCTGCAACCACCCATATCTTTTCCCTGTGGCTGCGATG GAAGCCCCTAAAATGCCCAATGGCATGTATGATGGCAGTGCTCTAATCCGAGCATCTGGAAAATTATTGCTGCTACAGAAGATGCTTAAGAACCTTAAGGAGGGTGGGCACCGTGTACTCATCTTCTCTCAG ATGACCAAGATGCTGGACTTGTTGGAGGATTTCTTGGAACATGAAGGTTATAAGTATGAACGTATTGATGGTGGGATAACTGGGAACATGCGACAAGAGGCCATTGACCGCTTCAATG CACCGGGTGCTCAACAGTTCTGCTTCTTGCTTTCTACTCGAGCTGGGGGCCTTGGAATCAATCTGGCCACTGCTGACACAGTTATTATCTATGACTCTGACTGGAACCCCCATAATGACATCCAG GCTTTTAGTAGAGCTCACCGTATTGGGCAGAATAAGAAGGTGATGATATATCGGTTTGTGACCCGTGCGTCAGTGGAGGAGCGCATCACGCAGGTGGCAAAGAAGAAGATGATGCTGACGCATCTAGTGGTTCGGCCTGGGCTGGGCTCCAAGACTGGATCCATGTCCAAACAGGAGCTTGATGACATCCTCAAGTTTGGCACTGAAGAACTATTTAAGGATGAAGCCACAGATGGAG GAGGAGACAACAAAGAGGGAGAAGATAGCAGTGTTATCCACTATGATGATAAGGCCATTGAGCGACTTCTGGACCGTAACCAGGATgagacagaagacacagaattgcAGGGCATGAATGAATATTTGAGCTCATTCAAAGTGGCCCAGTACGTGGTGCGGGAAGAAGAGATGGGG gaggaagaggaggtagAACGAGAAAtcataaaacaggaagaaagtgtGGATCCTGACTACTGGGAGAAATTGCTGCGGCACCATTATGAGCAGCAGCAAGAAGATCTAGCCCGAAATCtgggcaaaggaaaaagaatccgTAAACAGGTCAACTACAATGATGGCTCCCAGGAGGACCGAG atTGGCAGGACGACCAGTCCGACAACCAGTCCGATTATTCAGTGGCCTCAGAGGAAGGTGATGAAGACTTTGATGAACGCTCAGAAG CTCCCCGCAGGCCCAGTCGCAAGGGCCTGCGGAATGATAAAGATAAGCCATTGCCTCCTCTGTTGGCCCGTGTTGGTGGGAATATTGAA GTACTTGGCTTTAATGCTCGTCAGCGAAAAGCCTTTCTTAATGCAATTATGCGATATGGGATGCCACCTCAGGATGCTTTTACCACCCAGTGGCTTGTGAGAGATCTGCGAGGCAAATCAGAGAAAGAGTTCAA GGcttatgtgtctctttttatgcgACATTTATGTGAGCCGGGGGCAGATGGGGCTGAGACCTTTGCTGATGGTGTCCCCCGAGAAGGCCTGTCTCGCCAGCATGTCCTTACTAGAATTGGTGTCATGTCCTTGATTCGAAAGAAG GTTCAGGAGTTTGAACATGTCAATGGGCGCTGGAGCATGCCTGAACTTGCTGAAGTAGAGGAGAACAAGAAAATGTCCCAGCCAGGGTCACCTTCCCCAAAGACTCCCACACCCTCCACTCCAGGGGACACACAACCCAATACCCCTGCACCTGCCCCACCTGCTG AGGATGggataaaaatagaagagaatagcCTCAAAGAAGAAGAGAGtgcagaaggagaaaaggaggttAAATCTGCAGCCCCAGAGGCCACTGTCGAG TGTACAcaaccccctgcccctgcctcagaGGATGAAAAAGTCCTTGTTGAACCTCccgagggagaggagaaagtggaaaaggcagaggtgaaggagagaacagaggaaCCGATGGAGACAGAGCCCAAAG GTGTTGCTGACGTGGAGAAGGTAGAGGAGAAGTCAGCAGTAGATCTGACTCCCATTGTGGTAGAGGACAAAG aagagaagaaagaagaagaagagaaaaaagaggtgaTGCTTCAGAATGGAGAGACCCCCAAGGACCTGAATGAcgagaagcagaaaaaaaatattaaacagcgATTTATGTTCAACATCGCAGATGGTGGTTTTACTG AGTTGCACTCCCTTTGGCAGAATGAGGAGCGGGCAGCCACAGTCACCAAGAAGACTTATGAGATCTGGCATCGGCGACATGACTACTGGCTGCTGGCTGGCATCATAAA CCATGGTTATGCCCGGTGGCAGGACATCCAGAATGACCCACGCTATGCCATCCTCAATGAACCTTTCAAGGGTGAAATGAATCGTGGCAATTTCTTAGAGATCAAGAATAAGTTTCTAGCCCGAAGGTTCAAG CTCTTAGAACAAGCCCTGGTGATTGAGGAACAGCTGCGCCGGGCAGCTTACCTGAACATGTCTGAGGACCCTTCTCACCCTTCCATGGCCCTAAACACCCGCTTTGCTGAGGTGGAGTGTTTGGCGGAGAGTCATCAGCACCTGTCTAAGGAGTCAATGGCAGGAAACAAGCCAGCCAATGCAGTCCTGCACAAAGGTA